The Pseudoalteromonas rubra DNA segment CTGTATCCTGAAACTCATCAATCATAGCGACCGGATAAAGCTGTGCAATTTTCTCTGCCAGCGCCTCACCTTGTGAGCCATGTAATGCCTGATGCAAATTCTGTAGCAGATCATCCGGCGAGATCAGGCTGTGTTCTAGCTTAGCCTGCGCCATCAGAGTACGCACTTCACCCAGTGCATGTTGCAACAACGCAATAGGCAGTCCCCTGGCAACACTCTGATGTAACTGCGCCATTTCATCAAACCAACCCAGGGCCGGGTGTACAACCGGTTTACCCGTTTTAGTGTAGTTCTTCGGATCGCTTAATTGCGCCTCTCCCCACAAAGCAAAGGAATGTTTACTGGTACCAAACTCAAAATACCAATCATCCCCCATACAGTAGTCGATTAACGCCTGGATGTTGGCAGGTCGCCCGGGCGCTTTATTCTTCGCAATACCAGAGTCGCGCAGCACCTGAAAAAAGTCTGAGTTTAACAGTTGCTGTTTAAACTTATCTGCGCGGCTCTGATATTCGGCCCGCTGCGCCAGCACAACAGCCAAATCCAGTTCTGGCTGCAATCGGGCGTCACCACGCTTGAGCAAGGGATAGAGACGTTTTGCCAGCGCCTGCGGATGAGAAAAGTGCGATAGAACCAACTCAGTTTTGTCTGAGTCTAACGGGTAAACAAAGCGTCGCCAGTGATCCTCCACTGCGGCATTAAACAACTCGCTGTCATCCAGAATGAATTCCAGATTAAAACTGAGGTTAGATTCAAATGCATGCTGCTTGAGCATACGCTGGCAAAAGCCATGAATGGTAAAAATGGCCGCTTCATCCATGGACTTAGCAGCGGCATCCAGCAAATGATACGCAGCTTCCTGATCAGCCACTTGTGCCAGCAACTCAATGATCAGCGTGTCATTGCATTCGCTACCCAACAAAGCATCCCGTGCCTGCACGATCCGTTTGCGTACCCGATCTTTGATCTCCTGGGTGGCAGCATCGGTAAACGTCACCACCAGGATTTGCTCAACACTAAGGGGGGTAGTTTGGGTTTCGTTATTAATTAACCCCAGTAAGTAACGCAAATACAAACCTGTGATGGTATAAGTTTTACCAGTACCGGCACTGGCCTCAATCAGGTTATGGCCCGACAGAGGCATGGATTGAGGATCAAGCCGTCTCATAGCGGGTCTCCTGTGCAAGATCAATAAGGGGAGTCAGCAGATCACCACTCAACTGAACAAACTCGGCTTCACAAGCCTGTAAAGACGGGAAACTCAAAGCGACATAAGGATCTTCACTGTCACCAAACCCTATGTACTGACCACCCACAAATTTATTCAGGGCTTTGCTCATATCTTGCGTTTTACAATATTCGTAACTGGTGGCCGGGAAAAACGGCACAGCCCGGGTAACCAGCTGGGCATAAAACGCCAGCCATTTTGACAGCTGCTTATGTGCCTCATCATGGCCAAGCGGCGCAAACACAACTTGCTCGTCCAGCCCATAAATATGAGTTTCTATATCCTGGGTCACACAATTCGCTATCAGGTGCATCAAATAGCCACGGATCCTATCTTTACCTTTGATGCTGGCTGTACGATAAAATACCTGTTTGCTTTGATAGACATTGGCAAGCCAGCCTAGTAAATGTGTTGCTCCAATTTGCAGCGATACTTCTATGGGTTCCGCATGCTCAGTCATCACGTCTTTTAAATGCCCCGACATGGCTGCAACACGCCCTTTAAGCTTTTGCAGTTCCACCACCCCCACATTAGCCTGTGGCAGCTGAGCTCGCTGCAGCAGTTGAGCTTCAGGCAAAGGGGCATCGGTCAGTTCACTGCGCAAAATTTCATCCAGATATTGATAGCGCGTCAGAGGGTCTAAAGCAAATGGTTCACTGTCCGGCGTGTCCTCTCCCAGCGTGACCAGACGTACACCCAGTGTATGTTGATAAAACCAGCGCTGCGGTGCCAGACAAGCGCGCAAAAAGTCGGGTAACTCCAGCTCTTCAGGCAACTCAACTTCAATACCGGGCTTAGTGCTCTGCTGCGCCACTTCACTCTGTATCTCGTGCTGTGACGGGCACCAGTTGGGATTAAAGCTGTGCAAAGTACCTGGCTGATAGTGCTGATCGCTGAACGGCTGCAAAGGGGCCTGACGATATACCTGCTCACTGGGTTTGAGTGACTCATCTGGATAGCAAAAAGCGCGGTCCAGATATTCGCATAACTCGCTGACCAGGATTGACGGTACCTGAGGCTCATTGTTGTAACAAGAGCGTCCCAGATAACTGATATAGAGATGCTCGCGTGCGCTGAGCAGCGCTTCCAAAAACAAATAACGGTCATCCAGCTTACGAGAGCGGTCACCTTTACGGCGTCGCGAATAAGGCACTAAATCAAAACCAATGGGTTGCACTTGTCGCGGATAATCGGCGTCATTCATACCCAGCAAGCAAACAACTTTAAACGGTACCGCCCGCATTGGCATCAGAGTACAAAAGTTCACCGCACCGGCCAAAAACCGTTGCCCCACGCCCTTGTCTTTGATGCCCTGGCGAACTTGATGCAACACAATTTTTGCGTCAACGGCACCGGAAAAGTCGCCATTCTCATAGTGCTTTTCCAGTCCGTCGATCACCTTATGCAACTGCATCAGATCCCAGCTCTGCTCTGTGTCCTGATCGTAAAAGTCTGTCAGCATCTGCCTCAACACTGCGCATTTCTCATTAAGCGGTGTCGCGACTAATAACTGCTCACGCGCCTGCTCAAGTGCTTCAATAAAGGCAATCAATTTGCTCAGAGTATTTACAGCCATGCCTTCTACCGCATCTGCCGGATATATCTCATTGTACGCCGTCAGCTCATCGGCACTGGCAATCCCCAAAAGCAGCCGTCTGAGCCCGTGTCTCCAGGTATTGAGGGCAATTTCCGGTAATCCATAATCACCTTTGTGTTCACCACTGAGACCCCACTTCACAGCCACCTGTTGAAGCCAGGTCTGGATCTGAACAAATTCACCCTGTTCAACAGCAAAGCGGTTACTGATGGGTTCAACCCCTAACAGATCTAGTATATCCGACACACTAAAACGACTAAATGGCAGGCCAACCAGTGTTACAAAGGAATTCAGCACTGGCTTTTCTTGATCTATGCTCATGTCCGCAAGTGCAAAAGGTATTTTTCTCGCCCCTGATGCACTGCCAAATACGGCTTCAATATAAGGGCTATAGGTACCCACATCTGGCATCATGACGATGATGTCTTTGGGCGTCAGCGTCGGGTCATCATGAAATAAACCCAGCAAATGATCATGTAACAGCTCAACTTCACGCAAAGGGGTATGGCAGTCACACAGTAGTAACGAGCTGTCCGCCTGATCTATGGGCAGACGCCCTTGCGTACTTACGTACCAGTTTGGGTCATCGACCAGAGACTCACCCTTAAAAGCCAGTTGATATATTTCCTGCTGTAACTGGGCCAGCAAACTGTCGCCAAACTGATCAACAAAGCCATCCAGCCAGCGTGCATCAGTTTGCAATAGCTGCTCCAGATAATCTCGCCCAAGCTTACCCCAAGAGGACAACAAGGGATTACCCGTATTGTAATAGCTGGCTTCCCCGGATTCTTTTTGTAGCTGCGCATCCACTGCTGGCCTTACCTGATACTTGGCCAGGATCTTAGCTTGAGTTTTCTCATCAACCAGATCGCCCCAGTAGTGCTCACTGGGATTAAAAAAGAACAGTAATACATCACTCTTTTGCGCCAGTGCGGTAAATATCTCTAACTGGTTAGTCGCCATGGCAGAAAGACCAAATATGCAGATCCGCTCAGGCAAGGTTGTCGGGTCGGCTTCTGCCAGTTTTGTCAGTAATTGCTGGTGCATATTAGCCCGGTTATAGGGGCTTTGTCCCAGATGATGCGTGTGTGCTACCAGTATCCGCCACAGATCAGGTTGCCAGGGCGCGATACTAATATCGACATCATCAAGCATATCCGTGCCTTGCTCCCACTGTTCTAACCAATTTGGCCGGTACATTAAGTATTGGTCATACACGTCGGCGATTTTCTCGCACAAAGCAAAGCGCTTTAGCTCACTTTGCGACCGATCACTGGCATCCTCAAGGTATGCTCTGAGCGGCTCGTATAGTGGGTTCGAGAGCTGCTGTGGCAGTAAAGTGAAAAGCTTCCAGCTCATGTTATTTTTATTAAATGGCGACTCTTTCGGTACATCTGGCAAAAATTGTTGATACAGCTGCCAGATAAAGCTTAATGGCAATGGAAACTCAACCTGTGCAGCATACCCAATATCCCGGCTCAATCCATTCTTGAGCCACTGAGACATACCTGGCGACTGAACCAGTACAATGTCATTGGCAAAGGGATCCGTAAGCGGAGCCTGCTTCAATAATGTCGTAAATTGCGCTTGAAGGGCTTCCATGCGATTTGATTGGATTATATGCAACATAATGATGTCTCGGGCTTTTTGACCAAGTATTCGGGCTTTGGTCAGTGTAAGAGATTTCGCAGGCCAATATCAACGTGCCTGATTGCCTGTAACCTGAGGAAAATGAGTCAAGGGCGCGGTAACTGAATGGTGTTACCGCTGAATGTGCGAGCCGTTTAAAACAAGTCGATCCCAGAGCCTTCGTCATGACGCTCCAGCTTATTGTCATTTAACAACGCTTCAAAGAATGCCAGCTGGTCACGACCATTTTCTTTTGCATAGTACAAAGCTCTGTCTGCATTCTCCAATACATTGATTGGGAAATCATACGGGCTGATCCGCGCAAGCCCGGCACTCACCGTAAGCTTCTTAACAAACGGAAAGTGCGTGTTACGAATAAGCGCTAAGAACTTTTCTAGTTTTGCCTCAATGGACGCCTGATCCGTGGGTTCAAACACTAAGACAAACTCTTCGCCACCAAAGCGAAATAACAAGTCCGTTGAACGGAAGAACTGTTGCATTTTTTGCGCAACCAACAGGAGCACTTCATCGCCGCAGACATGACCATAGTTGTCGTTCACTTGTTTAAAGTGATCTATGTCTACCATAGCTAACCAGGATGTGGCGCCCTGATGGAATGTCCGTGGGTCCTGATCATCGCGAATGTGGCGGTTTTGTTTTATGACTTGCTTCTCTAGCAGCTGCTTGAGTTTCTTTTCAAAGGTCTGACGATTCAATAACCCAGTCAGCTTGTCCCGCTCATTTTCGTGCAATATAGTCAGATAATTTTCGTATATTCGCACAAAGGCGTTAAGCAGTACCTGCTCACTGCTATTCAGACCACCTGAGTGCACTTCTATCGCGCCTACCGGTGTTTCGTGAATGTTGATAGGCAACCAGCGCTTTTCTATGCCATCGGCGCTTTGCACCGTAATGATACAGGACGACTGCAAACAAGAAATCAGCTCAGACTGAGGTTGCTCAATCACTTGCCTGTCGAGCCATTCAAATTCCCGCTCACCATGCATGGTTAATCCAATGCTTCGCTCTACTGCAAGGTCTTCCTGAGTATTAAAGTTTTTATACACACACAGATGCTTACACCCTACTAGCTCCTGAATCGTCGAAAGCAGGCTGTACTCGAGTGAATCTATGTCTCTTGTTTTTGTTATTTTGATGACTGAATTGAGTAGTTCTTCTTGCATTGGATATTCGCAGACTCGATTAATGCCGAATATAGTAACGGCTTTTTAGCCAACTGTGTACTACCAAGTATAACGTCACCAGAAACTATTAGGCACTAAGACAGGAAAAAGTAAAACGCAAAAAGGCGTCCGATAGACGCCTTTTTTAAATTAGGAATGGCGGAGAGAGAGGGAGTCGAACCCTCGATACGCTATAAACGTATACACGAGTTCCAGTCGTGCGCCTTAAGCCACTCAGCCATCTCTCCGCACTGTAGCACCGCTAAGGTGCGGCGCTAATACTATGAAAAGCGTAACGCTTTAGCAAGTATTTTTTGTAAAAACACGCCTAAGTGCTTAGTATCTAAGCAACTTAGCCTACTTTTGCAGGCTTGCTGAGAAGTCCAACATGCGATTCAGTGAGCGCAAAGCACCCTCACGAAGTGCCATATCAACGAAGACTTCTTTGCCATTTGGATCAATCAACGCCTCTTCAATGGCTTTAAGGCCATTCATCGCCATCCACGGACAATGCGCACAGCTCTTACAGGTTGCCCCTTCACCCGCAGTAGGTGCTTCAAAGAACTCTTTTTCAGGACACAGCTGCTGCATTTTGTAAAAGATACCGCGGTCAGTCGCCACTATGAACTTCTGATTCGGCATATCCTGTGCTGCTTTAATCAACTGACTTGTTGAACCAACGGCATCTGCCAGGTCAACAATTTCAGCCGGCGATTCAGGGTGTACCAATACTGCAGCATCCGGATGCAATGCCTTCATGTCTTTCAGTGCCTTGGTTTTGAACTCATCGTGAACGATACAAGCGCCGTTCCACATGATCATGTCCGCACCGGTTTTCTTTTGAATGTAAGAACCCAGGTGTTTATCCGGGCCCCAGATGATTTTCTCACCTTCTGAATCCAGGTGCTCTACAATCTCAAGTGCACATGACGAAGTCACAATCCAGTCAGCACGCGCTTTCACCGCGGTTGAGGTGTTTGCATACACAACCACTTTTCTGTCCGGGTGTTGATCACAAAATGCAGAAAACGCATCGATAGGACAGCCTACATCCAGTGAACAGGTTGCTGCCAGAGTTGGCATAACAACGGTTTTTTCTGGTGTCAGGATCTTGGCCGTTTCACCCATGAAGCGTACACCAGCAACGATGATCATATCAGCATTTTGTTGCTTGGCACCAAAGCGCGCCATTTCCAGTGAATCAGCGACACATCCGCCCGTTTCTTCAGCCAGAGCCTGAATCTCGGGATCGGTATAGTAATGGGCAACCAAAACAGCGTTCTTTTCTTTTAACAACGCTTTAATTCTGGTTTTATATTCGGCTTGTTCCTGCTTAGTTAAAGGGGCAGGTTTTGGAGGAAAAATATAATCCTCCGGCATAATTTGTTCTGCTAGACTCATTCTCTCGACCACTAGTCCACATATACGGGATATCCGCGAATTATACGAAAATCGGGGCGATAATCCTAGTTGAAGTCGGTATTTTGAAGGAATATTTAAAAGATTATGATAAAGGAGAGAAGTAACAAGAATGGTGGGTCATGATGGACTCGAACCATCGACCAATGGATTAAAAGTCCACTGCTCTACCAACTGAGCTAATGACCCGCTCGAAGATACTTAAGTAATGCACCAAATTTGAATGCTGGGTCATGATGGACTCGAACCATCGACCAATGGATTAAAAGTCCACTGCTCTACCAACTGAGCTAATGACCCGCTCGAAGATACTTAAGTAATGCACCAAATTTGAATGCTGGGTCATGATGGACTCGAACCATCGACCAATGGATTAAAAGTCCACTGCTCTACCAACTGAGCTAATGACCCGCTCGAAGATACTTAAGTAATGCACCAAATTTGAATGCTGGGTCATGATGGACTCGAACCATCGACCAATGGATTAAAAGTCCACTGCTCTACCAACTGAGCTAATGACCCGCTCGAAGATACTTAAGTAATGCACCAAATTTGAATGCTGGGTCATGATGGACTCGAACCATCGACCAATGGATTAAAAGTCCACTGCTCTACCAACTGAGCTAATGACCCGCTCGAAGATACTTAAGTAATGCACCAAATTTGAATGCTGGGTCATGATGGACTCGAACCATCGACCAATGGATTAAAAGTCCACTGCTCTACCAACTGAGCTAATGACCCGCTCGAAGATACTTAAGTAATGCACCAAATTTGAATGCTGGGTCATGATGGACTCGAACCATCGACCAATGGATTAAAAGTCCACTGCTCTACCAACTGAGCTAATGACCCGCTCGGTGTTAAAGTGCCATTAAGTCGTCCTGACGTTTAGGCCCG contains these protein-coding regions:
- the nadA gene encoding quinolinate synthase NadA — protein: MSLAEQIMPEDYIFPPKPAPLTKQEQAEYKTRIKALLKEKNAVLVAHYYTDPEIQALAEETGGCVADSLEMARFGAKQQNADMIIVAGVRFMGETAKILTPEKTVVMPTLAATCSLDVGCPIDAFSAFCDQHPDRKVVVYANTSTAVKARADWIVTSSCALEIVEHLDSEGEKIIWGPDKHLGSYIQKKTGADMIMWNGACIVHDEFKTKALKDMKALHPDAAVLVHPESPAEIVDLADAVGSTSQLIKAAQDMPNQKFIVATDRGIFYKMQQLCPEKEFFEAPTAGEGATCKSCAHCPWMAMNGLKAIEEALIDPNGKEVFVDMALREGALRSLNRMLDFSASLQK
- the recC gene encoding exodeoxyribonuclease V subunit gamma; amino-acid sequence: MLHIIQSNRMEALQAQFTTLLKQAPLTDPFANDIVLVQSPGMSQWLKNGLSRDIGYAAQVEFPLPLSFIWQLYQQFLPDVPKESPFNKNNMSWKLFTLLPQQLSNPLYEPLRAYLEDASDRSQSELKRFALCEKIADVYDQYLMYRPNWLEQWEQGTDMLDDVDISIAPWQPDLWRILVAHTHHLGQSPYNRANMHQQLLTKLAEADPTTLPERICIFGLSAMATNQLEIFTALAQKSDVLLFFFNPSEHYWGDLVDEKTQAKILAKYQVRPAVDAQLQKESGEASYYNTGNPLLSSWGKLGRDYLEQLLQTDARWLDGFVDQFGDSLLAQLQQEIYQLAFKGESLVDDPNWYVSTQGRLPIDQADSSLLLCDCHTPLREVELLHDHLLGLFHDDPTLTPKDIIVMMPDVGTYSPYIEAVFGSASGARKIPFALADMSIDQEKPVLNSFVTLVGLPFSRFSVSDILDLLGVEPISNRFAVEQGEFVQIQTWLQQVAVKWGLSGEHKGDYGLPEIALNTWRHGLRRLLLGIASADELTAYNEIYPADAVEGMAVNTLSKLIAFIEALEQAREQLLVATPLNEKCAVLRQMLTDFYDQDTEQSWDLMQLHKVIDGLEKHYENGDFSGAVDAKIVLHQVRQGIKDKGVGQRFLAGAVNFCTLMPMRAVPFKVVCLLGMNDADYPRQVQPIGFDLVPYSRRRKGDRSRKLDDRYLFLEALLSAREHLYISYLGRSCYNNEPQVPSILVSELCEYLDRAFCYPDESLKPSEQVYRQAPLQPFSDQHYQPGTLHSFNPNWCPSQHEIQSEVAQQSTKPGIEVELPEELELPDFLRACLAPQRWFYQHTLGVRLVTLGEDTPDSEPFALDPLTRYQYLDEILRSELTDAPLPEAQLLQRAQLPQANVGVVELQKLKGRVAAMSGHLKDVMTEHAEPIEVSLQIGATHLLGWLANVYQSKQVFYRTASIKGKDRIRGYLMHLIANCVTQDIETHIYGLDEQVVFAPLGHDEAHKQLSKWLAFYAQLVTRAVPFFPATSYEYCKTQDMSKALNKFVGGQYIGFGDSEDPYVALSFPSLQACEAEFVQLSGDLLTPLIDLAQETRYETA
- a CDS encoding GGDEF domain-containing protein; the encoded protein is MQEELLNSVIKITKTRDIDSLEYSLLSTIQELVGCKHLCVYKNFNTQEDLAVERSIGLTMHGEREFEWLDRQVIEQPQSELISCLQSSCIITVQSADGIEKRWLPINIHETPVGAIEVHSGGLNSSEQVLLNAFVRIYENYLTILHENERDKLTGLLNRQTFEKKLKQLLEKQVIKQNRHIRDDQDPRTFHQGATSWLAMVDIDHFKQVNDNYGHVCGDEVLLLVAQKMQQFFRSTDLLFRFGGEEFVLVFEPTDQASIEAKLEKFLALIRNTHFPFVKKLTVSAGLARISPYDFPINVLENADRALYYAKENGRDQLAFFEALLNDNKLERHDEGSGIDLF